In Gadus chalcogrammus isolate NIFS_2021 chromosome 11, NIFS_Gcha_1.0, whole genome shotgun sequence, a single window of DNA contains:
- the snx18a gene encoding sorting nexin-18a, producing the protein MALKARALYDFNSENPGEISVKENEIVTLYSEQDIEGWFEGANSKGDKGLFPASYVEIVKNDTASAAAVNNNNSSTSGHAPQGSRYANVSTGGFDASYQPPNKVESSSSPGYPGFSPPGQASQHNVYPDTSQGSEDDWYDDWDDSSTVADEPPVGVPRDFDGPSKYRVSSVPRGGAQQAKSSATVGKNLNRFSTFVKSGGEAFVLGEAAGDVKDWDRLCVVMGQYGPQWQDNPYPFACTIDDPTKQTKFKGMKSYISYKLTPTHTQTQVNRRYKHFDWLYARLVEKFPVISVPHIPEKQATGRFEEDFISKRRKGLIWWMDHMTSHPVLSKCDVFQHFLTCNSTDEKAWKLGKRKAEKDEMVGANFFLTISTPVAPMDLQEVESKIDGFKTFTKRMDEGSMQLNVTVSEFARKQISGFKKEYQRVGQSFKILSQAFELDQQPYSVGLNRAISITGDAYEAIGDYFAEQPSKDLDPIMDLLALYQGHLANYPDIIHVQKGALTKVKESQKHVEEAKMEAPQAEGIKERCNIISFATMAEIQHFHQIRVRDFKTQMQQYLQQQIGFFQKVTGKLEEALQKYDDA; encoded by the exons ATGGCGCTAAAAGCAAGAGCACTATACGACTTTAATTCGGAAAACCCCGGAGAGATATCCGTGAAGGAGAACGAGATTGTGACTCTGTATAGCGAACAGGACATCGAAGGCTGGTTTGAGGGAGCCAACAGCAAAGGGGATAAGGGATTATTCCCTGCGTCCTACGTGGAGATAGTAAAGAACGACACCGCGTCCGCCGCTgccgtcaacaacaacaacagcagcacatCTGGGCATGCTCCCCAGGGCTCTCGGTACGCCAATGTATCCACCGGAGGCTTCGATGCCTCATATCAACCTCCGAATAAAGTTGAGAGCTCTTCATCTCCGGGATACCCCGGGTTCTCACCCCCGGGTCAAGCATCACAGCATAACGTCTATCCCGACACCAGCCAAGGCAGTGAGGATGATTGGTACGATGACTGGGATGACAGCTCCACGGTGGCCGATGAACCACCGGTCGGAGTCCCTCGGGATTTTGACGGACCTTCGAAATACAGGGTGTCCTCGGTGCCGAGAGGCGGTGCACAGCAGGCGAAAAGTTCCGCCACCGTCGGTAAGAATTTGAACAGGTTCTCCACCTTTGTGAAGTCAGGAGGCGAAGCGTTCGTGCTGGGGGAAGCGGCGGGCGACGTGAAAGACTGGGACAGACTCTGCGTGGTGATGGGTCAGTATGGCCCGCAGTGGCAGGATAACCCCTACCCGTTTGCCTGTACCATCGATGACCCCACTAAGCAGACCAAGTTTAAAGGTATGAAAAGCTACATATCTTACAAGCTGACACCAACGCACACTCAAACCCAGGTGAACAGAAGGTATAAGCACTTTGACTGGCTTTACGCCCGCCTGGTCGAGAAGTTCCCTGTCATCTCCGTGCCGCACATCCCCGAGAAGCAGGCCACCGGGCGCTTCGAGGAGGACTTCATCTCCAAGAGGAGGAAGGGCCTCATATGGTGGATGGACCATATGACCAGTCACCCTGTGTTGTCCAAATGCGACGTGTTCCAGCACTTTCTCACCTGCAACAGTACGGACGAGAAGGCCTGGAAGCTGGGCAAGAGGAAAGCTGAGAAAGATGAGATGGTGGGCGCCAACTTCTTCCTCACCATCAGCACCCCCGTCGCGCCTATGGACCTCCAAGAGGTGGAGAGTAAGATCGACGGCTTCAAGACCTTCACTAAGCGGATGGACGAAGGATCCATGCAGCTGAACGTCACCGTCAGCGAGTTCGCCCGCAAACAGATTAGTGGTTTTAAGAAGGAGTACCAGAGAGTGGGCCAGTCCTTTAAGATCCTCAGCCAAGCCTTTGAGTTGGACCAGCAGCCGTACTCTGTTGGACTTAACCGAGCCATCTCCATCACTGGGGATGCCTATGAGGCGATTGGGGACTATTTTGCTGAGCAGCCCAGCAAAGATCTTGATCCCATCATGGATTTGTTAGCACTTTACCAGGGCCACCTGGCAAACTACCCAGACATCATCCACGTCcagaaag GCGCCCTTACGAAGGTGAAGGAGAGCCAGAAGCACGTGGAGGAGGCAAAGATGGAGGCCCCGCAGGCGGAAGGCATCAAGGAGCGCTGCAACATCATCTCCTTCGCCACCATGGCGGAGATCCAGCACTTCCACCAGATCCGCGTGCGCGACTTCAAGACCCAGATGCAGCAGTACCTTCAGCAGCAGATCGGCTTCTTCCAGAAAGTCACGGGCAAGCTGGAGGAAGCCCTGCAGAAGTATGATGACGCCTAG